A genomic region of Bradyrhizobium sp. ORS 278 contains the following coding sequences:
- a CDS encoding DUF3551 domain-containing protein, translated as MRRLLFASLSITAVLTAFAATSPASAAQDRFCLQGRGWGYPGNCQFSTYQQCLATASGTGAGCGINPAYAFARQRGYYPRY; from the coding sequence ATGCGCCGCCTGCTCTTTGCTTCGCTGTCCATCACCGCCGTCCTGACAGCCTTTGCCGCGACCTCGCCTGCTTCCGCTGCGCAGGACCGGTTCTGCCTGCAGGGCAGAGGCTGGGGCTATCCCGGCAATTGTCAGTTCTCCACCTATCAGCAGTGTCTCGCCACCGCCTCCGGGACTGGCGCCGGCTGCGGCATCAACCCGGCCTATGCCTTTGCACGCCAGCGCGGCTACTATCCCCGCTACTGA
- a CDS encoding response regulator, whose product MSTEQDQRVLLFAPIGRDGPASAELLRSARIDTQICSALTELVHELSAGVSVVVVAEEGLFARDTAPLTEWVERQPAWSDLPFIVLTSHRDQPAVVAWRRSLVRALRNVSLLERPIQPITLLSAVQSAMRARRRQYEIRALIHAREQAAQELERLVVERTRALAESNEHLRLEMAERARVEETLRQAQKIEAIGRLTGGVAHDFNNLLMVISGGLDMLDRQADPARRRRLMDGMIQAAQRGASLTRQLLAFSRRQELKPEPVDIARQIGGMRELLDRSLRGDVHVQFEFPEDLWPVEVDPGELELVVLNLAVNARDAMPTGGTIVVHGENLPNWRDDEVAGDYVRLSVIDSGTGMTEEVRARVFEPFFTTKDIGKGSGLGLAQVYGFAKQSRGSVCIESELGRGSAISLYLPRSEHAASGVQPHLLDLQRPRSRLHDEGRVLLVEDDDEVAALVSEMLRQLGYDVTRASSAAAALGALADGRPVDLVFSDVMMPGGMNGVELAREIQRRRVDMPILLTSGYSGAAVHAAREAGVRILSKPYRIDELAAAIDAAKMESEWSRARSS is encoded by the coding sequence ATGAGCACTGAGCAGGATCAGCGCGTTCTCCTCTTCGCGCCGATCGGGCGCGATGGTCCGGCCTCCGCGGAGCTGCTACGGAGCGCGAGGATCGATACGCAGATCTGCTCCGCCCTTACCGAGCTCGTCCATGAGTTGAGCGCGGGCGTCAGCGTGGTCGTGGTGGCGGAGGAGGGGCTGTTCGCGAGAGACACGGCGCCGCTCACCGAGTGGGTCGAGCGGCAGCCCGCGTGGTCCGATCTCCCGTTCATCGTGCTGACAAGCCATCGGGACCAACCCGCGGTCGTCGCCTGGCGCCGCAGCCTGGTGCGCGCGCTGCGCAACGTGTCGCTGCTGGAACGGCCGATCCAGCCGATCACGCTCCTGAGCGCGGTGCAATCGGCGATGCGGGCCAGGCGTCGCCAGTATGAAATCCGCGCACTGATTCACGCACGTGAACAGGCCGCGCAGGAGCTCGAGCGACTGGTGGTGGAGCGCACCCGCGCGCTCGCCGAGTCCAACGAACACCTCCGCCTGGAGATGGCCGAGCGCGCGCGCGTCGAGGAGACCTTGCGTCAGGCCCAGAAGATCGAGGCCATCGGCCGGCTGACCGGCGGCGTCGCGCATGATTTCAACAATCTGCTGATGGTGATCTCGGGCGGGCTCGACATGCTGGACCGCCAGGCCGATCCGGCGCGCCGCCGCCGCCTGATGGACGGCATGATCCAGGCGGCGCAGCGTGGCGCCAGCCTGACCCGCCAGCTGCTCGCCTTTTCCCGCCGGCAGGAGCTGAAGCCCGAGCCGGTCGACATCGCCCGCCAGATCGGCGGCATGCGCGAGCTGCTCGATCGCAGCCTGCGCGGCGATGTGCACGTGCAGTTCGAGTTTCCGGAGGACCTCTGGCCGGTCGAGGTCGATCCCGGTGAGCTCGAGCTTGTCGTGCTCAACCTCGCGGTCAACGCGCGGGATGCGATGCCGACCGGCGGCACCATCGTGGTGCACGGCGAGAACCTGCCGAATTGGCGGGACGATGAGGTCGCAGGCGACTACGTCCGGCTGTCGGTGATCGACTCCGGGACCGGCATGACGGAGGAGGTCCGGGCACGCGTGTTCGAGCCGTTCTTCACGACCAAGGACATTGGCAAGGGCTCGGGTCTCGGTCTGGCCCAGGTGTACGGCTTCGCGAAGCAGTCCCGCGGCTCCGTCTGCATCGAGTCCGAGCTCGGGCGCGGCTCCGCGATTTCGCTCTACCTGCCGCGGTCGGAGCATGCCGCCTCGGGCGTCCAGCCGCACCTCCTCGATCTGCAGCGACCGAGATCGCGCCTTCACGACGAGGGGCGCGTTCTTCTGGTCGAGGATGACGACGAGGTTGCGGCGCTGGTCAGCGAGATGCTGCGCCAGCTCGGTTATGACGTGACCCGCGCCTCGAGCGCCGCCGCGGCGCTCGGCGCGCTCGCCGACGGACGTCCGGTCGATCTCGTCTTCTCCGATGTCATGATGCCCGGGGGCATGAACGGGGTCGAGCTCGCGCGCGAGATCCAGCGGCGGCGGGTCGACATGCCGATCCTGCTCACCAGCGGCTATTCGGGAGCTGCGGTTCACGCCGCCAGGGAAGCGGGCGTCCGCATCCTGTCAAAGCCTTACCGGATCGACGAGCTGGCGGCGGCGATCGATGCGGCAAAAATGGAGAGCGAATGGAGCCGCGCGCGCAGCTCCTGA
- a CDS encoding Crp/Fnr family transcriptional regulator yields the protein MQAGFAFTKLADRLTSLIELSTDDLELLSRMPSSIRSFVPHEEVWRKDDQPSACCLLLQGYLCWKDTEAGAGQITAIYVPGDVPDLFTTIVPRVNAQLCALSPAVAAFVPHGFFREARAHSARLAQALSLLMLADAAALRTWLTSLGSRDSLSRVAHLICEITMRLRAVGLGRDLRFASPFTQSDLAAICGISPVHANRTIQDLRRRALLHWHSRTITVTDWDGLTRLAGFRPDYLMLRQPPALDLQTPAQQDARSPLESSAPG from the coding sequence ATGCAGGCAGGGTTTGCGTTTACGAAGCTGGCCGACCGCCTGACCAGCCTGATCGAGCTGTCCACCGACGATCTTGAGCTCCTGTCGCGGATGCCCAGCTCCATTCGCAGCTTCGTTCCGCATGAGGAGGTCTGGCGCAAGGACGATCAACCCTCAGCCTGCTGCCTGCTTCTGCAGGGCTATCTCTGCTGGAAGGATACCGAGGCCGGCGCCGGCCAGATCACCGCGATCTACGTTCCAGGCGATGTGCCCGATCTCTTCACGACCATCGTGCCGCGGGTGAACGCGCAGCTTTGCGCGCTCAGTCCGGCCGTGGCGGCGTTCGTGCCGCACGGCTTCTTCCGCGAGGCTCGCGCACACTCCGCACGGCTGGCCCAGGCGCTGTCTCTGCTGATGCTGGCCGATGCGGCCGCGCTGCGGACGTGGCTCACCAGTCTCGGCAGCCGGGACTCGCTGAGCCGGGTGGCGCATCTGATCTGCGAGATCACGATGCGGCTGCGGGCCGTCGGGCTCGGGCGAGACCTGCGCTTCGCGTCGCCATTCACGCAGTCCGACCTCGCGGCGATCTGCGGCATCTCGCCGGTGCACGCGAACCGGACCATCCAGGACCTCCGCCGCCGAGCCCTGCTGCACTGGCATTCGCGCACGATCACCGTCACGGATTGGGACGGGCTGACCCGGCTGGCCGGCTTCCGGCCGGACTATCTGATGCTGCGCCAGCCGCCGGCCCTGGATCTCCAAACCCCCGCCCAGCAGGACGCGCGTTCTCCGCTCGAATCTTCCGCACCGGGCTGA
- a CDS encoding YihY/virulence factor BrkB family protein: MRGPGTGGMLALLWLAFLIQYLDQRPEHTDPQQRHVSDDGRGRGRLADSPSEIPAKGWKDVLYRVYENVGDHRIVALAAGMTFYTLLAIFPALAAMVAIYGLFSDPAKITGHLEQLQGLMPGGAIDIARDQLTRVSAKGSQALGVTFLVSLAISLWSANAAMKSLFDTLNVVYREPERRGFIKLNAISLLFTGGAILFALLAIAAIVVVPVILQYVGLSDAADLLLRIGRWPAIFICVSLGLALIYRYGPDREEPKWRWISWGSALAAALWLGGSALFSWYAANFGSFNATYGSLGAAVGFMTWIWISAIVILIGAELDAELEHQTLRDTTMGGERPLGTRGATMADTVGRST, translated from the coding sequence ATGCGGGGGCCGGGAACGGGCGGCATGCTCGCGCTGCTCTGGCTTGCGTTCCTGATCCAATATCTCGACCAGCGCCCCGAGCACACCGACCCTCAGCAGCGCCACGTTTCCGACGACGGCCGCGGCCGCGGCCGTCTCGCCGACTCGCCGTCGGAGATTCCTGCGAAGGGCTGGAAGGATGTTCTGTATCGCGTCTACGAGAACGTCGGCGATCACAGGATCGTCGCGCTCGCCGCGGGCATGACGTTCTACACGCTGCTGGCGATCTTCCCGGCGCTCGCCGCGATGGTCGCGATCTATGGATTGTTCTCCGATCCCGCCAAGATCACCGGCCATCTCGAGCAATTGCAGGGCCTGATGCCCGGAGGCGCGATCGACATCGCACGCGACCAGCTCACGCGGGTGTCGGCCAAAGGCAGCCAGGCGCTTGGCGTCACCTTTCTGGTCAGCCTCGCGATCTCACTGTGGAGCGCGAACGCGGCGATGAAGTCGCTGTTCGATACGCTGAATGTCGTCTATCGCGAGCCCGAGCGACGCGGCTTCATCAAGCTGAACGCGATCTCGCTGCTGTTCACCGGCGGCGCCATCCTGTTCGCACTGCTCGCCATCGCGGCCATCGTCGTGGTGCCGGTGATCTTGCAGTATGTCGGCCTGTCGGATGCGGCCGATCTGCTGTTGCGCATCGGCCGCTGGCCCGCGATCTTCATCTGTGTCTCGCTCGGTCTCGCGCTGATCTACCGCTATGGCCCGGATCGCGAGGAGCCGAAATGGCGCTGGATCAGCTGGGGCAGCGCGCTGGCGGCGGCGCTCTGGCTCGGCGGGTCGGCGCTGTTCTCCTGGTATGCGGCCAACTTCGGCAGTTTCAACGCGACCTACGGTTCGCTCGGCGCGGCCGTCGGCTTCATGACCTGGATCTGGATCTCGGCCATCGTCATCCTTATCGGCGCCGAGCTCGATGCGGAACTGGAGCATCAGACCTTGCGCGATACGACGATGGGCGGGGAGCGGCCGCTCGGAACCCGCGGGGCCACGATGGCCGACACGGTCGGACGGTCGACCTGA
- a CDS encoding ATPase domain-containing protein gives MTEELAGGTREREDLSRISTGSDGLDDILGGGLDANRLYLYEGRPGTGKTTIALQFLLKGKSLGERALYITLSETKRELEVVAERHSWSLDGVDVFELVPPETTLDPERELTVFHPAEVELSETTGLMFKEVERIDPARVVIDSLSELRLLAQSPLRYRRQVLALKHFFAKRNCTVILLDDLSSSQDDLQLHSVAHGVVMLEQLAIEYGAERRRLRVIKMRGISFRGGFHDFTITEGGLRIFPRLVASEHHRSFLGEYTSSGNAELDQLLGGGLERGTNALLIGAAGVGKSSVALSYAIAAAERGEHAVFFAFDEGRGTVEARARTLGLPLERYLDSGLIRFQQIDPAELSPGEFGAIVRRSVEGDHARVMIIDSLNGYLNAMPDERFLILQMHELLSYLGQQGVLTVLVLAQNGLVGPMETPLDISYLSDAVLMLRYFEVAGTVRRALSVVKKRSGYHEHTIREFRLSAKGITLGPPLTDFSGIFLGNPRFSGAVIPDVDKRDEH, from the coding sequence ATGACGGAGGAGCTTGCTGGCGGCACTCGCGAGCGCGAGGATCTCTCCCGCATTTCCACCGGAAGCGACGGCCTCGACGATATTCTCGGCGGCGGGCTCGATGCCAATCGGCTCTATCTTTACGAGGGGCGGCCCGGGACCGGCAAGACGACGATCGCGCTGCAGTTTCTCTTGAAGGGCAAGAGTCTCGGCGAGCGGGCGCTCTACATCACGCTGTCCGAAACCAAGCGGGAGCTCGAGGTCGTCGCCGAGCGGCACAGCTGGTCGCTCGACGGCGTCGACGTGTTCGAATTGGTGCCGCCGGAGACGACGCTCGATCCGGAGCGGGAGCTCACCGTGTTTCATCCGGCGGAGGTCGAGCTCAGCGAAACCACCGGCCTGATGTTCAAGGAGGTCGAGCGCATCGATCCCGCACGCGTCGTGATCGACAGCCTGTCCGAGCTCAGGTTGCTCGCGCAGAGCCCGCTGCGCTACCGCCGCCAGGTGCTCGCCTTGAAGCATTTTTTCGCCAAGCGCAACTGCACGGTCATCCTGCTCGATGATCTCTCGTCCTCGCAGGATGACCTGCAACTGCATTCCGTGGCACATGGCGTCGTGATGCTGGAGCAGCTTGCCATCGAATATGGCGCGGAGCGCCGCCGCCTGCGCGTGATCAAGATGCGCGGTATTTCGTTTCGCGGCGGCTTCCACGATTTCACCATCACCGAGGGCGGGTTGCGGATCTTTCCGCGGCTCGTCGCCTCCGAGCATCACCGCTCGTTCCTGGGCGAATACACGTCGAGCGGCAATGCAGAGCTCGATCAGCTGCTCGGCGGCGGGCTCGAACGCGGCACCAACGCATTGCTGATCGGCGCGGCCGGCGTCGGCAAATCATCGGTCGCGCTGAGCTACGCGATCGCCGCGGCCGAACGTGGCGAGCATGCCGTGTTCTTTGCCTTCGATGAGGGGCGCGGCACCGTCGAGGCGCGCGCGCGGACGCTCGGCCTGCCGCTCGAGCGGTACCTCGACTCCGGCTTGATCCGCTTCCAGCAGATCGATCCGGCCGAGCTGTCGCCCGGCGAGTTCGGCGCCATCGTCCGGCGCAGCGTCGAAGGCGACCATGCCCGCGTCATGATCATCGACAGCCTCAACGGCTATCTCAATGCGATGCCGGACGAGCGCTTCTTAATTCTGCAGATGCACGAGCTCTTGAGCTATCTCGGCCAGCAGGGCGTCCTGACCGTCCTCGTCCTTGCCCAAAACGGTTTGGTCGGGCCGATGGAGACGCCGCTGGACATCAGCTATCTCAGCGACGCGGTGCTGATGCTGCGCTACTTCGAGGTTGCCGGGACCGTGCGCCGCGCTCTGTCCGTGGTCAAGAAGCGCAGCGGCTATCACGAGCATACGATCCGGGAGTTTCGCTTGAGCGCCAAGGGAATCACCCTCGGTCCGCCGCTGACCGATTTCAGCGGAATCTTCCTTGGCAATCCGCGCTTCTCCGGCGCCGTGATCCCCGATGTGGACAAGCGAGATGAGCACTGA
- a CDS encoding GNAT family N-acetyltransferase: MSHLRGKNGPLGWRAMSSDDLAAVDAIAARVHPGYPEDMAVFAERLQLHGEGCRVLAAATVLGYVISHPWHLGAPPALNVLIGGIPSVAATFYIHDLALLPDARGSGAAASIVTALTAHARELGLPSLSLVAVNGSAPFWRKQGFSIAAEPDDGKLTSYGADACLMRRDLA; encoded by the coding sequence ATGAGCCATCTGCGCGGCAAGAACGGACCGCTCGGCTGGCGCGCGATGAGCTCCGACGATCTCGCCGCGGTCGATGCGATCGCCGCCCGCGTCCACCCTGGCTATCCCGAAGACATGGCGGTGTTTGCTGAGCGGCTGCAGCTTCACGGCGAGGGTTGCCGTGTGCTCGCGGCCGCCACCGTATTAGGCTACGTCATCAGTCATCCCTGGCATCTCGGCGCACCGCCGGCCCTGAATGTCCTAATCGGCGGCATCCCCTCAGTCGCGGCCACTTTTTACATTCACGATCTTGCTTTGCTCCCGGATGCGCGCGGCAGCGGCGCTGCAGCCAGCATTGTGACCGCGCTGACCGCGCACGCGCGTGAGCTGGGGCTGCCGTCATTGTCGCTGGTCGCGGTCAACGGCTCCGCGCCGTTCTGGCGCAAGCAGGGATTTTCAATCGCTGCGGAGCCCGATGACGGCAAGCTGACGAGTTATGGCGCGGACGCGTGTCTGATGAGGCGCGATCTCGCTTGA